The Dendropsophus ebraccatus isolate aDenEbr1 chromosome 2, aDenEbr1.pat, whole genome shotgun sequence DNA segment AATCTGATCCAAAAGCAATACTAATGGTATTTCATCTGTATTACACCAGCATTTTGAATCTGTATTACGAATGTATTCTCATACGCTCATCATGTGAACCGCGCTTTACAGATGCAGAAACCATTGATGCGTCGGATGAAGCTTACAGTACTCCAGCTATAAAACACAAAGAACAGCAGAAAGAAAACCATGTATATAAAAAGCTACAGTTACTAAAAGTATGGCAGAGGGGTAAATGACCTAATACCTGTCTATTATGCTACAATGTATCAATGTAAAGATTTACAAAGTATACAGTGCTACTATCAATGAGTGACACCCATTTGATAGGATTCATATTGCCAATATGCATATCCAAATAGGAGATATGACCGTTTACAATTCTGTGTAGTAAAAGTAACAAATTTTCAATGTAAACATATAACATGAAACATTTACACTTTCATTGTCACTGGTGGATGATAATTTCACAGTAAGACAAGAATAATAGTGCATCAGTACCGCTGACAAGCCACCATTTGTCTCAATGGCTATATTTATGCCCATTATGATGCAACATCCAGTGTGAAATTAGACAAAAGTCCAGAATCAAGAAAGAACAAGCTACTTTCTCCAAACCGATCAGTGGTGACAAATGGCACGCTGTATCATACGGGATAATGGTGGGTTTGTTTCATATTAGAAAGGTTAGTAACTTTTTGCAGTCATAACTTTGATAATCCCCATTAACATTGTTCTTACTGGGCTTtgctctacaaaaaaaaaagacagatgaTATCAGAACAAGGCAGGAATTGCAGCAAGGGGAACCGTAAACCTGCATGGTGGAGGCTACTGTCACATTAAGTTGTACATGACATCATGGCGACATAACAAACTGACCAATGATTTCATTACAAGGCATGTTAGGCTGGTGTTTTGTTACCCAGAGGGTACAAGCGGAGGTGCAAACCAACCGCTCTAATATACTATAGAATCCAGCATTTGTAGGCGCAAAGCAGAATACGCTTGAGCAGCCAAGTTTATACAATGAAGCTAATCGGAGAATTGCTGCAGCTTTACATTGTAGGTTTCCTGGTTTCCTTGCATGGCTAAAAGGTCATGCGATGAATGATTTCTACCCATTGACAAAGCTTCATACATATTTATAATGAAGTAGTTTGATGATCATGGTGATATATGCACTGCTTTATTCCCAAAGTCAAAGTGCTGCCTCCTTCAGTGCTTATGCTAGTGTCAGAGATTCCTAGCAGCTAAGTCCACGGATAATGGGAATCTTTAAGTTGCTTCATCCGCTGGGACCCTCCTCTGTCGTGCAGTCTTTGGTCTGGTTCTTTGTGGAGTGGCTGGAGATTCTGATTCTGCAACAGATTCTGAGGACTCACTATCTCCTTGTAGTGATCCACTGTCACACACAAGTTCTCTGAGGAATTTAAACTTAGACAAGAAGAGATGCCACACAACGTACCAACCTAAAAGCAACAGAAAAAGGTAATGTCACTAAGGAAAGAGAAAGATTACTGTTTTATTCAGTCTGCATTGTACCTGACACTTTTAAAAGAACTTTGGACATGTCCTAGAGAcacatgaaaagttttgattggtcaggataaGTTAAGACCGTGGCTGAATTCTTAGCATGTACTTCTCCTAGCTCATTACTGTGATCAGTCATAGTGTGAACAACCAGACCAgtcaaatgttgttgtttttttaaagtgacagtacccatttTA contains these protein-coding regions:
- the SMIM13 gene encoding small integral membrane protein 13, translated to MWQSVGLTFLVFVATLICVLLFMLCGWYVVWHLFLSKFKFLRELVCDSGSLQGDSESSESVAESESPATPQRTRPKTARQRRVPADEAT